One window from the genome of Bacillus tianshenii encodes:
- a CDS encoding DUF4430 domain-containing protein, whose amino-acid sequence MWRNIFLVILLLLVGCNHSIEGSEESASSPATAIQEEENAEPQEEELERENDIDEVNEADKKQENKTSNDAEQAATEHPKGIVQEEATSKQSEKPKEEAVKKEAVKAEPAASEPAKQKVQATSPPAKEQSTQNTVQDKRETEKPVSKAVSISITGDTAMGQILSSEPVELKEGDTVLEILKKVTKANQLQMEYSGRGMAAYVEGINNLYEFDKGPKSGWMYKINGKFVSKSAGAVNVSAGDKIEWLYTLDLGRDIGKGFE is encoded by the coding sequence ATGTGGCGTAATATTTTCTTAGTTATTTTACTTCTATTAGTTGGCTGTAATCATTCAATCGAAGGAAGTGAGGAGTCTGCCAGTTCGCCGGCAACAGCGATTCAAGAGGAAGAGAACGCTGAGCCTCAAGAGGAAGAGTTGGAAAGAGAGAATGATATAGATGAAGTGAATGAAGCGGATAAGAAGCAAGAGAACAAGACAAGCAATGATGCGGAGCAAGCAGCAACAGAGCACCCGAAAGGAATAGTACAAGAGGAAGCAACAAGTAAGCAAAGTGAAAAGCCAAAGGAAGAAGCGGTTAAGAAGGAAGCCGTGAAAGCTGAGCCAGCAGCTTCAGAGCCAGCGAAACAAAAAGTACAAGCTACTTCCCCACCTGCAAAAGAACAGTCAACTCAAAATACCGTGCAGGATAAGAGGGAAACAGAAAAGCCGGTCTCAAAAGCTGTTTCAATTTCAATTACAGGTGACACAGCAATGGGTCAAATTCTCTCATCTGAACCAGTTGAACTGAAGGAAGGCGATACAGTACTAGAAATCCTTAAAAAGGTGACAAAAGCAAACCAGCTGCAAATGGAATATAGCGGGCGCGGTATGGCTGCTTATGTAGAAGGAATTAATAATCTCTATGAATTTGATAAAGGACCTAAAAGTGGTTGGATGTATAAAATAAACGGAAAATTTGTAAGCAAAAGTGCAGGTGCAGTGAACGTGTCAGCTGGGGATAAGATTGAATGGTTATATACTCTTGACTTAGGAAGAGACATCGGAAAAGGGTTCGAGTGA
- a CDS encoding energy-coupling factor transporter transmembrane component T, with protein sequence MAGFAGVHPFVSFSFYMGVLLFSMLFFHPIFLGASLLAVILLNLCHDKGEKLKQFFVAYLLMGLFVLIVNPLLTHRGSHILFYLFDQPITLEAVSYGVTMGLLLWTILICFLSFNFVITANKFLYLFSSILPKTSLLLMMSFRFVPLLKRRLEQISTVQQTRGIDLRVGSLRKRAQDGMQLMHILLTWSLDEAIQTADSMKARGYGVKTERTSYVSFQIEKRDKVLLGWMMITFVICLWGWWQGYGRAQFYPVIDVSALLQVEWHVFSIYCLYLSMPIFIELKERLWWSRLK encoded by the coding sequence ATGGCTGGTTTTGCAGGGGTTCATCCATTTGTATCGTTCAGCTTTTATATGGGAGTTCTTTTGTTTAGTATGTTATTTTTCCATCCTATTTTTCTAGGTGCATCATTGCTAGCCGTCATTTTATTGAACCTTTGTCATGATAAAGGTGAAAAGTTAAAGCAGTTTTTCGTGGCCTATTTACTGATGGGGTTGTTCGTGTTAATTGTGAACCCTCTTTTGACACATCGGGGAAGTCATATTTTATTTTATTTATTTGACCAGCCCATCACTTTAGAGGCTGTTTCGTATGGCGTCACGATGGGGTTACTGCTGTGGACGATTTTGATTTGCTTTTTGTCGTTTAACTTTGTAATCACAGCGAACAAGTTTTTATATTTATTTTCATCAATCCTTCCAAAGACGTCATTGCTTCTCATGATGAGCTTTCGTTTTGTGCCATTGTTAAAGAGAAGGTTAGAACAAATTAGTACCGTTCAACAAACAAGAGGGATCGACTTAAGAGTTGGGTCACTGCGGAAAAGAGCGCAGGATGGCATGCAATTAATGCATATCTTACTCACGTGGTCACTAGATGAAGCGATCCAAACAGCTGATTCGATGAAAGCTCGTGGGTATGGAGTGAAAACAGAGCGCACCTCATATGTTTCCTTTCAAATTGAAAAGCGAGATAAAGTTCTACTAGGGTGGATGATGATTACATTTGTCATCTGCTTGTGGGGATGGTGGCAAGGTTATGGTCGAGCACAATTTTATCCTGTCATCGATGTTTCTGCCTTGTTACAAGTAGAATGGCATGTATTCAGCATTTACTGTCTATACCTTTCAATGCCCATTTTCATCGAGTTAAAGGAGAGATTGTGGTGGAGCAGATTAAAGTAA